From Clarias gariepinus isolate MV-2021 ecotype Netherlands chromosome 2, CGAR_prim_01v2, whole genome shotgun sequence, one genomic window encodes:
- the LOC128541213 gene encoding tripartite motif-containing protein 16-like — MAGSSISVDEDQFICPVCLDLLKDPVTLPCGHSFCKVCINGCWDQEDQKDVYSCPQCRDTFTPRPVLRRNNMLAEVVEKLKKTTEVQAASPAHCYAGPGDVECDFCTGRKCKAIKSCLVCLASYCEVHLKPHLEFPALKKHTLIHASAKLQEKICTEHNKLIEIYCRTDQTCICTLCILDKHKGHDIVLVAAGRAEKLQRIQEKQKKVQELKQAVNTIKLSAQTAVEDSERIFTELISSMEKKRSEVTELIRAQEKTELSRAERLLEQLEQEIADLQRRLTELEQLSYTHDHIQFLLASGHQSPKLEGPEFQTSSISVHQHLSFDGVRNSLSDLKKRLEEFCEEEFNKIPPHAAAVQIFLLPEPQSREEFLTCYLTLDPNTAHRHLILSEKNRAVRYSGRKQQYSDHPERFDYLWQVLCKESVCGRCYWEVEWSGAGVYISVSYKDISRKRRGKECWFGNNSQSWSLWCSSSSSLSFYHNNIKTDLRAPSSSRIGVYVDHSAGTLSFYSVSDTMKLLHRVHTTFTQPLYAGFGFYWRSDSTVRLLLSHLPSTQSSCINPAE; from the exons ATGGCTGGGTCCAGTATTTCAGTTGATGAGGATCAGTTcatctgtccagtgtgtctggatctCCTGAAGGATCCGGTGACTCTCCcctgtggtcacagtttctgtaaggtgtgtattaatggCTGCTGGGATCAGGAGGATCAGAAGGACGTCTACAGCTGTCCTCAGTGCAGAGACACTTTCACTCCAAGGCCTGTTCTACGCAGAAACAACATGCTGGCTGAAGTGGTGGAGAAACTGAAGAAGACGACTGAAGTCCAAGCTGCTTCTCCTGCTCACTGTTACGCTGGacctggagatgtggagtgtgatttcTGCACCGGGAGGAAATGCAAAGCCATCAagtcctgtctggtgtgtttggCTTCTTACTGTGAAGTTCATCTGAAACCTCATCTAGAATTTCCTGCTTTAAAGAAACACACATTAATTCATGCCTCAGCAAAACTCCAAGAAAAGATCTGCACTGAACATAACAAGCTGATTGAGATCTACTGCCGTACTGATCAAACCTGCATCTGCACCTTGTGCATTTTGGATAAACATAAAGGTCATGATATCGTATTAGTTGCAGCAGGAAGAGCAGAGAAACTG cagagaatccaggagaagcagaagaaggtgcaggagctgaaacaggctgtgaacactataaag ctgagtgcacagacagcagtggaggacagtgagaggatctttactgagctgatcagctccatggagaaaaagcgctcggaggtgacggagctgatcagagctcaggagaagactgaactgagtcgagctgaacgactcctggagcaactggagcaggagattgctgatcttcagaggagactcactgagctggagcagctttcatacacacacgatcacatccagttc CTTTTAGCTTCTGGACATCAGTCTCCCAAACTTGAAGGACCAGAGTTTCAGACATCCAGCATCAGTGTCCATCAACATCTCTCATTTGATGGAGTGAGGAATTCTCTCTCAGATCTGAAGAAGAGACTCGAGGAATTCTGTGAGGAGGAATTCAACAAAATCCCTCCACATG ctgcagcagttcAGATCTTTTTACTGCCAGAACCACAGAGCAGAGAAGAGTTTCTGACAt gttatctgactctggatcccaacacGGCACATCGTCACCTTATTCTGTCTGAGAAGAACAGAGCGGTGAGATACAGTGGAAGAAAGCAGCAGTACTCTgatcatccagagagatttgattatttgtggcaggtgttgtgtaaggagagtgtgtgtggacgctgttactgggaggtggagtggagtggTGCTGGTGTGTACATATCAGTCTCATATAAAGACATCAGCAGGAAAAGACGGGGTAAGGAGTGTTGGTTTGGAAACAACAGCCAGTCCTGGAGTCTGtggtgttcttcttcttcttccctctctttctatcacaacaacattaagactgatctcagagctccatcatcctccagaataggagtgtatgtggatcacagtgcaggaactctgtccttctacagcgtctctgacacgatgaagctcctccacagagtccacaccacattcactcagccCCTGTACGCTGGGTTTGGGTTTTACTGGCGGTCTGACTCTACTGTGAGATTGTTGCTCAGTCATCTCCCCAGCACACAATCCAGCTGCATAAATCCAGCTGAGTAA